A window of Colias croceus chromosome 13, ilColCroc2.1 genomic DNA:
CGGTTCTTATTACGCTTGCGTCACTGACCTACATTATTTGGTCGTATTACTTGTTATTGTAACTTTTACTGTAACATTCTCAGTTTGAATATAtacttttgttattaaaaatgccGCCTAAGAAAATGACTAAGTTACCTGATAGTGACGCTTCGGATGTTAATGATTCGGAAGATATAAATGATTCGCAGTTATCCATGTTATTAGCTAAACGCGAAGTTATATTCGAAATGGTGCAAAGAATTTATGATTTGTCTTTGAACGTTCATAACAACGCTGCGCTTATGGAAAGTTTCCTTGACGAGTCCGCGCAGATAGAATCATTACGCGATGATTATAAGCAATGTTtagatgaatataatattcgtTTGTTATCATTAATTCCCGCCGCGAAACCTGATTATAAAAGCCTCGTTGCATTCGAGTCTTTGTATAGCAGgattaaaagaattaaatcgCAATATTCGCAACCATGTCCGTCACAcggagatattaataatttgcataaaaatagGCCTAAATTACCGCCTATCGAATTAGTACCATTTTCGGGTGATATTCGTTCATTTCCGCTGTTTCTTTCGAATTTTGAATCAATTGTTCATAACAATCCCGGCCTTACAGATGCCGAGcgtttgtattatttactagGTAAATTAACGGGGAAGGCCACAACTGTTATAGCTGGTATAACCCCCTCCgctgaaaattataatttaattttacaaactttaaaagataaatatgatGATAAACGTATGTTAGTTTCCGcgtatttaaatcaaatgtttgattttaaaccTTTGCATTGTGCGTCCGCAAcaaactttgatttatttacagataACTTTATTAGCGCAGTGCGCgccttacaaaatataaagttagaTAATATTACGGATTTAATGATTGTTCATATCGCGTTGAAGAAGTTAGACTCAGATACTGTTCGCGCTTTCGAGACTGAGTTTGGTAGTGAAATGCCTACTTTTGATAACTTAGTTCAATTTATTCAAACTCGTGCGAAGGTATTAGAACGCATTCATCCTTCCACAAATTCGGGAATAAATAAACCGCCTCGAAAGAATAATTATAACCGCAGTTCAATTAATACTTCTTCCGCACCGCCTAAGACGTATCAGTCTTACGTAACAACAGCTGATTCGGCTTATAGTTgtctttgtaaaaatattacgcatcaacatttatataaatgttcgagttttcataaaatgagtCCGCAGGAACGTTTGAAATACGTAAAGGATAGAAACGCGTGTATAAATTGCCTCAGTATAAAACATCGAGTTTCTAGTTGCTCATCTTATTCTAATTGTCgcgtttgtaaattaaaacatcataCAATGTTACATTTGAAACGCGAATCTTCCATACCCGCGCCTGCGTCTCATCCCCCGCCGCGCAGCACACCGCCGTTGCCTGCGCCGTCGCCGCCGTCGGGCGGGTGCGTCCGCTCTGACATTGCGCTATGTACCGCTAGCTATACAGCTGATACTGATAACGCATTTCAATGCAACGCGCCCGCGAATAAACAatgtactattttattatcaaccgCTGAAGTCGTAGCTTATAATTGTAAAGGCGAACGGCTTATTATTCGCGCGCTTTTAGACTCCGCTTCGCAAAGTCACTTCATTACAAATGAATGTTGTGAACGTTTAGGTATTAAACCGCAGAAAACCGAACGTACTATTATTAAGGGGTTCGGTGGTTCagaaaaaattatagataGTAATtccgtaaatataaaattttattcgcgTCTTGACAACAAcatatcttttaatatttcaccGCTAGTTGTTGATCATGTTACGGATTTATTACCTACCGCTGTTATAGACACTTCTGTCTTATCGCATATTTCGCATTTACCGCTCGCAGATGAGAGTTTTGGTACgccaaataaaatagatttattaatcGGTGCTTCTCTGTTCCCTCATCTGCTTCTCCCCGACGTAGTTCATGCATCTCGTGACTCGTCGGCGCCCGCTGCATTGCGCACGGTGTTAGGCTATGTAATAATGGGTTCAGTACCCACCATACCTAACATACACAAACCGCCCTTGACGTGTTGTCACGTTCAAGAGACCGCCGCTATTGACTCATTAGTCAGGCGTTTCTGGGAGCTCGAGGAGCTTCCTACCGCACCGCCCGTTCAACATCCCGATGATGTTGAATgtgaagaatattataaattaactacAACCCGCGACCCCGTGAGTGGCAGATATATCGTTTCGCTCCCATTTAAGGATGATTTCTACACTCTCGGTGACTCATTTAATATTGCCCGCAAACGTTTCATGTGCCTTGAAAGAAAGCTACAGGCTTCACCTAAATTAAGGTTGGCATATGATGACGTCATAAAAGATTATCTAacgaaaaattatatttcacccGCGCCTCCGTATGATCCGCGTGACCCTAcacctatttatattataccgcATCACGCTGTTCTGCGCGAGGATAAATCGTCGACTAAGCTGCGCATGGTTTTAGATGCTAGCATGCCAACTTCTGGAAGCCAGCGTTCATTGAATGACCTTCTGCATGTTGGGCCGAATTTACAAGGcaatttgtttacaataattttaggtTTTCGTCTCCACGCGATTGCCATGACCGCCGATTGCCGCCAACAATTTCTGCAGATATTCGTGCGTGAGTTTGATCGtcgttttcaatgttttttatatcGTTTCAGCCCGCAGGATCCGCTGCttctttatcaatttaatcgAGTTTGCTTCGGCATCAAGTCTAGTCCTTATCATGCACTACGCACGGTAAGACAGCTCGTAGAAGATGACGGCGCGAAATATCCGCTCGCGAGTAGCATTGCGTCTTCCTCGTTGTATATAGATGATATCGCCTTCTCTATTCCCACGGAATGTGAAGCAGTTTCCGCGTTGCAGCAGCTCATCGATTTGTTTAAGGGAGCTCAGTGGGATCTAGTTAAATGGAATAGTAATagtaaaaatgtgttagataATCTTCCCGCTTCGCACAAACTTTTACCCTCCGCGGTGGAGTTTGACAAAACCATGCAACATAAATTACTTGGTCTGCATTGGTCTTCTGTtgttgattgtttttattttaaaattaccgcACCCGCCGATGTGATGTGCAGTAAGCGCTCCATATTGTCAATTACCGCCCGTCTGTGGGACATGATGGGCTTCGTTGCTCCCACAGTCGTGTATAACATCCCATCAGATAACTACTACCATGTTTCTGGTATTGAAATTCCCGCTGACATTCTTTCGCGTGGCATTACGCCACAAAATCTCGTCTCGCACCCTCTGTGGTTCCAAGGACCCCAGTGGGCTCGTTCGGACCCATCTGATTGGCCTCTTAGGAGTCTCGATGGTGAGTCTATTGTAGACATTCCCGAACGAAAATTATTAGCGCACACTGTGTGCCCGCCTATAAAGCATTGCGCTTTATACGATACCGCCCTTCGCGTCTCGTCGCGtcgtgtattttatatttataggttccttatattattatcccgCCGCGGTGTTATGATGACCGTAGAGGAACCTAATTTcgctgtaaataaaattattcccgccctgcaaaataaatattttgcagaGGAGTATTCTAATATactctattataaattttattcgcaGGCCTTCAACCGCTTGAAGCCTTTTATTCGCAACAGACTTATCCTCATCGGACGTCTAAGCGATACCGCCCTGGAATATGCACATAAGCATCCAGTGATATTACCGCGCAATGATCACATAATTATCATGATCAttgattattatcatattaaatatatgaatattataatgaatttgtTTCGTGTTAT
This region includes:
- the LOC123697073 gene encoding uncharacterized protein LOC123697073 gives rise to the protein MLVSAYLNQMFDFKPLHCASATNFDLFTDNFISAVRALQNIKLDNITDLMIVHIALKKLDSDTVRAFETEFGSEMPTFDNLVQFIQTRAKVLERIHPSTNSGINKPPRKNNYNRSSINTSSAPPKTYQSYVTTADSAYSCLCKNITHQHLYKCSSFHKMSPQERLKYVKDRNACINCLSIKHRVSSCSSYSNCRVCKLKHHTMLHLKRESSIPAPASHPPPRSTPPLPAPSPPSGGCVRSDIALCTASYTADTDNAFQCNAPANKQCTILLSTAEVVAYNCKGERLIIRALLDSASQSHFITNECCERLGIKPQKTERTIIKGFGGSEKIIDSNSVNIKFYSRLDNNISFNISPLVVDHVTDLLPTAVIDTSVLSHISHLPLADESFGTPNKIDLLIGASLFPHLLLPDVVHASRDSSAPAALRTVLGYVIMGSVPTIPNIHKPPLTCCHVQETAAIDSLVRRFWELEELPTAPPVQHPDDVECEEYYKLTTTRDPVSGRYIVSLPFKDDFYTLGDSFNIARKRFMCLERKLQASPKLRLAYDDVIKDYLTKNYISPAPPYDPRDPTPIYIIPHHAVLREDKSSTKLRMVLDASMPTSGSQRSLNDLLHVGPNLQGNLFTIILGFRLHAIAMTADCRQQFLQIFVREFDRRFQCFLYRFSPQDPLLLYQFNRVCFGIKSSPYHALRTVRQLVEDDGAKYPLASSIASSSLYIDDIAFSIPTECEAVSALQQLIDLFKGAQWDLVKWNSNSKNVLDNLPASHKLLPSAVEFDKTMQHKLLGLHWSSVVDCFYFKITAPADVMCSKRSILSITARLWDMMGFVAPTVVYNIPSDNYYHVSGIEIPADILSRGITPQNLVSHPLWFQGPQWARSDPSDWPLRSLDGLQPLEAFYSQQTYPHRTSKRYRPGICT